Proteins found in one Anopheles aquasalis chromosome 3, idAnoAquaMG_Q_19, whole genome shotgun sequence genomic segment:
- the LOC126577672 gene encoding ataxin-2 homolog isoform X1, with the protein MAENAGPVKPVLMVSPLQQQPAAASAAAPAGPQQPPVATSPATPAAHILSESDDFTDNSAENNTREANQEDTTSQQSGVAAVESEYDTASDSPSDGEEEDYDEEESGGEEEEDEDDEDEGTDEEVEDEEDEEEDDDDVIEVRDYEQQGSGTGQNDGAPDGAGPEGDGRRKVDDDEDRSNPQYIPKKGTFYEHDDRTAETDPEEDGERLEGDEQRSKRDGDLDDGGGGGGGGGSGAGTGDHHLGGGSGGMGGGGSMGGAGPGGYGGERRGSEKGGGSALKGRKKWQASTDRWTHDRFDESEQAPKSRAELVCAYGYDIRSEDGPPKARRKRRYARGPNQYTRNWEDEDAYQKSSNAEHQRHKKVLPPPRPEEFPELGPNGAAKGGRTAGGGGRLRATGGGPKSNTGSRQPNDRNESSNRSVRSSGNEHRANARTERARSGDWGSERDRYGGGAERDNADYEGGDGLRHRNSEEHRAARHSYHNKENKLASGRNGASGAKEKDSYKVINSLQFKNQARIKTTADGSGGASDGMSGPQQTGPAGGGGGGDGGSPVMHSQSAGALSGSSNSNKMQMTSNGPKASHGGKASNDRSYGEQPSSHLGRANVVTTSASLGSVPSSAGGGQPQHYGHGPSNAPAMQQREHQPSQSQKHASSLKSQGYLEEEHSKYGNVYQGTGTKDVNSRQQHHPPPASAGNVPLVSVNNMASAAGTHQRSQISPRAIVSQNTPPGAPQQAPSIAMQMHYQQQQQQQQQQPQGGSYAVTQQGGPLPPTHTMQQQQQQQPLLTQEPTLNRSKRYSTQRQRAQMENMNLAMQQASLHDHQQQQQQQQQQQQQQQQQQLLQHQQILQHQQQQEQMQQKQQKQSYQQQPQPLPQSAPGAGMPMTLQAADYHLQQQQQQQQQQQQQQQNAVVSVKAQQQPPPPSAVQTPHYHQPTAVYYTNAAPTNGPPGPGDYVTAGPPPPQAQQPLAQQPPPQAQPQYVPAPYGTAAGGHVQPGQGGGGYMQGPPVAPPTAAYLSGHPAQPSPTVGPPQPPQPGAGTVPGGGAPPPPTMNYVPALGPPPQPTAAPVVAPGQYPATAAYPTFQSAYGQAGPVAVPPVVGVAGAPPQPSAPGAVPGGPPPPTALYQPAGGITYYAPQTQTQAPRPLPTGRRPTAAIPILAPPDRKPATSATATATAAGKAATSTTGATARTATAGGGTEATESNEETGGGGTASGGGTIEPQGPDASVENIDHILDNMFVQRPVYQPPSRKSPSPALPPTGSEANAAVNAAGSEPLGDATVRPKGADVTESGGDSILGDSVKKLSLQDEKMVPQQGPLNNMSEPGKESNTAASGTTEMIASHGEE; encoded by the exons ATGGCGGAGAACGCGGGACCAGTGAaaccggtgctgatggtgtcgccacttcagcaacagccagcagcagcatccgccgCTGCACCGGCCGGACCGCAGCAACCACCGGTCGCCACATCGCCTGCTACGCCGGCTGCACACATCCTCTCGGAATCGGACGATTTCACGGACAACTCAGCAGAG AACAACACACGTGAGGCGAACCAGGAGGACACAACCTCGCAGCAGAGTGGAGTGGCCGCGGTCGAGTCGGAGTACGATACGGCCTCGGATTCACCGTCGGACGGTGAAGAGGAGGACTACGATGAGGAGGAAAGCGGtggcgaggaagaggaagacgaagatgacgaggacgaaggTACCGACGAAGAGGTGGaagacgaggaggacgaagaggaggacgatgatgatgtgatcgAGGTGCGGGATTACGAGCAACAGGGAAGCGGCACTGGCCAGAACGATGGCGCACCGGATGGCGCCGGGCCGGAAGGTGACGGACGGAGGaaggtggatgatgatgaggatcgtAGCAACCCGCAGTACATCCCGAAGAAGGGAACGTTCTACGAGCACGATGATCGTACGGCGGAAACAGATCCGGAGGAGGACGGTGAGCGGTTAGAGGGCGATGAGCAACGGTCGAAGCGTGACGGTGAtctggatgatggtggcggtggtggtggtggtggtggaagtggcgCCGGTACAGGTGATCATCATCTGGGTGGTGGATCGGGCGGTATGGGAGGCGGTGGATCGATGGGTGGCGCTGGTCCCGGTGGTTATGGCGGTGAGCGGCGCGGCTCGGAaaagggtggtggtagtgcgctGAAGGGCCGGAAGAAGTGGCAAGCCTCGACGGATCGTTGGACGCACGATCGTTTCGATGAGAGCGAACAGGCACCGAAATCACGGGCCGAGCTCGTGTGCGCTTACGGTTACGACATACGCAGCGAAGATGGACCACCGAAGGCCCGGCGGAAACGACGGTACGCCCGTGGACCGAACCAGTACACGCGGAACTGGGAGGATGAGGATGCGTACCAAAAGTCCTCGAATGCGGAGCACCAGCGTCACAAGAAggtgctaccaccaccaaggcCAGAGGAGTTCCCTGAGCTGGGACCGAACGGTGCCGCCAAGGGTGGCCgaaccgccggtggtggtggacgtcTGCGAGCCACTGGAGGAGGTCCCAAGAGTAACACTGGATCGCGTCAACCGAATGACCGGAACGAGTCGTCGAACCGGTCAGTGCGATCGTCAGGCAACGAGCATCGTGCGAATGCTCGCACGGAACGGGCCAGATCGGGTGATTGGGGCTCGGAACGAGACCGATatggtggtggagcagaaCGGGATAACGCTGATTACGAAGGTGGCGATGGTTTGCGGCATCGAAACAGCGAGGAACACCGAGCGGCACGGCATAGCTACCACAACAAGGAGAACAAGCTGGCCAGTGGACGGAacggtgctagtggtgctaAGGAGAAGGATAGCTACAAGGTGATCAACTCGTTGCAGTTTAAGAACCAGGCGCGCATTAAAACGACCGCAGATGGCAGCGGAGGTGCTTCGGATGGAATGTCGGGACCACAGCAGACTGGTccagcaggtggtggtggtggtggtgatggtggaagtcCAGTTATGCACAGCCAGAGTGCAGGAGCCCTATCGGgaagcagtaacagcaacaaaatgcaaatgaccaGCAATGGTCCGAAGGCTAGCCACGGAGGTAAagcatcgaacgatcgatcgtacggcGAACAGCCATCGTCGCATCTGGGACGAGCGAATGTTGTAACGACGTCCGCCTCGCTAGGATCGGTGCCTTCATCGGCAGGTGGTGGTCAACCGCAGCACTACGGCCATGGACCATCGAACGCTCCCGCAATGCAGCAACGGGAACATCAGCCATCCCAGTCACAGAAGCACGCCTCGTCGTTAAAATCTCAGGGATACCTTGAGGAGGAACATTCAAAGTACGGGAACGTTTACCAGGGAACTGGCACGAAGGATGTGAACAGCCGacaacagcatcatcctcctcccgcGAGTGCTGGCAATGTTCCATTGGTGTCGGTCAATAACATGGCTTCGGCGGCGGGCACACATCAACGCTCGCAGATCTCACCGCGAGCGATCGTCTCCCAGAACACTCCACCGGGAGCGCCGCAGCAAGCGCCTTCGATTGCGATGCAGATGCattatcagcaacagcagcagcagcagcagcagcaaccacagggTGGCTCGTATGCTGTAACTCAACAAGGTGGACCCCTTCCACCGACTCAcaccatgcagcagcagcagcaacaacaaccgttgCTGACGCAAGAACCAACCCTCAATCGTTCGAAGCGATACTCAACGCAACGTCAGCGAGCTCAAATGGAGAACATGAACCTAGCCATGCAACAAGCATCCTTacatgatcatcagcagcagcaacagcagcagcagcagcagcagcagcagcagcaacaacagcagctgctacaACATCAACAGAtattgcagcatcagcagcaacaggagcagatgcagcaaaagcaacagaagcaatcctaccagcagcaaccacaacctCTTCCGCAATCGGCCCCTGGTGCTGGTATGCCCATGACACTACAGGCCGCTGACTATcatctgcaacaacagcagcagcaacagcagcaacagcaacagcaacagcagaatgCGGTGGTGTCTGTAAaggcgcaacaacaaccaccacctccttccgCCGTTCAAACACCACACTATCATCAACCGACGGCGGTTTACTACACGAATGCAGCGCCCACGAATGGACCCCCTGGCCCCGGGGATTATGTCACAGCTGggccaccacccccacaggCACAACAACCGTTAGCTCAACAGCCACCACCGCAAGCTCAGCCACAGTACGTGCCGGCACCGTACGGTACCGCTGCCGGAGGTCATGTACAACCCGgtcagggtggtggtggctataTGCAGGGTCCTCCGGTGGCACCGCCCACAGCCGCATACCTTTCCGGGCATCCGGCACAGCCTAGTCCCACCGTTGgtccaccgcaaccaccgcaacccggtgccggtaccgttccgggtggtggcgcaccaccacctccgacCATGAACTACGTCCCCGCGCTGGGACCGCCTCCGCAACCGACGGCAGCCCCCGTCGTTGCTCCTGGCCAGTAtcctgccaccgccgcctATCCGACCTTCCAGTCAGCGTACGGACAGGCTGGACCCGTTGCCGTACCACCGGTCGtcggtgttgccggtgctcCACCTCAACCCTCCGCTCCCGGAGCCGTCCCTGGtggaccgccaccaccgacagccCTCTACCAGCCGGCCGGTGGCATAACGTACTATGCAcctcaaacacaaacacaagccCCGCGACCGTTACCGACAGGACGGCGTCCAACGGCTGCCATCCCGATTCTTGCCCCTCCGGACCGTAAACCGGCCACTAGCGCCACCGCTACGGCCACTGCCGCTGGCAAGGCGGCTACCAGCACTACCGGAGCGACGGCTCGTACGGCAACAGCTGGCGGTGGAACGGAGGCTACCGAAAGCAACGAAGAAACCGGCGGCGGAGGTactgccagtggtggtggtacgataGAACCGCAAGGTCCCGATGCAAGTGTCGAGAACATTGACCACATCCTGGACAACATGTTCGTCCAGAGACCCGTCTATCAACCTCCGTCCCGGAAAAGTCCCTCTCCTGCGCTTCCGCCGACCGGAAGTGAAGCTAACGCTGCCGTCAATGCCGCCGGTTCTGAGCCACTGGGGGATGCCACTGTTCGGCCAAAGGGTGCCGATGTCACGGAATCGGGCGGAGACAGCATACTCGGTGACTCCGTGAAG AAACTGTCGCTGCAAGACGAGAAGATGGTGCCGCAGCAGGGGCCGCTGAACAACATGTCGGAGCCCGGTAAGGAATCCAACACTGCCGCCAGTGGTACCACGGAAATGATCGCTTCGCATGGGGAAGAATGA
- the LOC126577672 gene encoding ataxin-2 homolog isoform X2, translated as MNGLGEKGWKEKKWQRSVRLNNTREANQEDTTSQQSGVAAVESEYDTASDSPSDGEEEDYDEEESGGEEEEDEDDEDEGTDEEVEDEEDEEEDDDDVIEVRDYEQQGSGTGQNDGAPDGAGPEGDGRRKVDDDEDRSNPQYIPKKGTFYEHDDRTAETDPEEDGERLEGDEQRSKRDGDLDDGGGGGGGGGSGAGTGDHHLGGGSGGMGGGGSMGGAGPGGYGGERRGSEKGGGSALKGRKKWQASTDRWTHDRFDESEQAPKSRAELVCAYGYDIRSEDGPPKARRKRRYARGPNQYTRNWEDEDAYQKSSNAEHQRHKKVLPPPRPEEFPELGPNGAAKGGRTAGGGGRLRATGGGPKSNTGSRQPNDRNESSNRSVRSSGNEHRANARTERARSGDWGSERDRYGGGAERDNADYEGGDGLRHRNSEEHRAARHSYHNKENKLASGRNGASGAKEKDSYKVINSLQFKNQARIKTTADGSGGASDGMSGPQQTGPAGGGGGGDGGSPVMHSQSAGALSGSSNSNKMQMTSNGPKASHGGKASNDRSYGEQPSSHLGRANVVTTSASLGSVPSSAGGGQPQHYGHGPSNAPAMQQREHQPSQSQKHASSLKSQGYLEEEHSKYGNVYQGTGTKDVNSRQQHHPPPASAGNVPLVSVNNMASAAGTHQRSQISPRAIVSQNTPPGAPQQAPSIAMQMHYQQQQQQQQQQPQGGSYAVTQQGGPLPPTHTMQQQQQQQPLLTQEPTLNRSKRYSTQRQRAQMENMNLAMQQASLHDHQQQQQQQQQQQQQQQQQQLLQHQQILQHQQQQEQMQQKQQKQSYQQQPQPLPQSAPGAGMPMTLQAADYHLQQQQQQQQQQQQQQQNAVVSVKAQQQPPPPSAVQTPHYHQPTAVYYTNAAPTNGPPGPGDYVTAGPPPPQAQQPLAQQPPPQAQPQYVPAPYGTAAGGHVQPGQGGGGYMQGPPVAPPTAAYLSGHPAQPSPTVGPPQPPQPGAGTVPGGGAPPPPTMNYVPALGPPPQPTAAPVVAPGQYPATAAYPTFQSAYGQAGPVAVPPVVGVAGAPPQPSAPGAVPGGPPPPTALYQPAGGITYYAPQTQTQAPRPLPTGRRPTAAIPILAPPDRKPATSATATATAAGKAATSTTGATARTATAGGGTEATESNEETGGGGTASGGGTIEPQGPDASVENIDHILDNMFVQRPVYQPPSRKSPSPALPPTGSEANAAVNAAGSEPLGDATVRPKGADVTESGGDSILGDSVKKLSLQDEKMVPQQGPLNNMSEPGKESNTAASGTTEMIASHGEE; from the exons ATGAACGGGCTAGGAGAAAAGGgttggaaggaaaagaagtgGCAACGGAGTGTCCGGCTG AACAACACACGTGAGGCGAACCAGGAGGACACAACCTCGCAGCAGAGTGGAGTGGCCGCGGTCGAGTCGGAGTACGATACGGCCTCGGATTCACCGTCGGACGGTGAAGAGGAGGACTACGATGAGGAGGAAAGCGGtggcgaggaagaggaagacgaagatgacgaggacgaaggTACCGACGAAGAGGTGGaagacgaggaggacgaagaggaggacgatgatgatgtgatcgAGGTGCGGGATTACGAGCAACAGGGAAGCGGCACTGGCCAGAACGATGGCGCACCGGATGGCGCCGGGCCGGAAGGTGACGGACGGAGGaaggtggatgatgatgaggatcgtAGCAACCCGCAGTACATCCCGAAGAAGGGAACGTTCTACGAGCACGATGATCGTACGGCGGAAACAGATCCGGAGGAGGACGGTGAGCGGTTAGAGGGCGATGAGCAACGGTCGAAGCGTGACGGTGAtctggatgatggtggcggtggtggtggtggtggtggaagtggcgCCGGTACAGGTGATCATCATCTGGGTGGTGGATCGGGCGGTATGGGAGGCGGTGGATCGATGGGTGGCGCTGGTCCCGGTGGTTATGGCGGTGAGCGGCGCGGCTCGGAaaagggtggtggtagtgcgctGAAGGGCCGGAAGAAGTGGCAAGCCTCGACGGATCGTTGGACGCACGATCGTTTCGATGAGAGCGAACAGGCACCGAAATCACGGGCCGAGCTCGTGTGCGCTTACGGTTACGACATACGCAGCGAAGATGGACCACCGAAGGCCCGGCGGAAACGACGGTACGCCCGTGGACCGAACCAGTACACGCGGAACTGGGAGGATGAGGATGCGTACCAAAAGTCCTCGAATGCGGAGCACCAGCGTCACAAGAAggtgctaccaccaccaaggcCAGAGGAGTTCCCTGAGCTGGGACCGAACGGTGCCGCCAAGGGTGGCCgaaccgccggtggtggtggacgtcTGCGAGCCACTGGAGGAGGTCCCAAGAGTAACACTGGATCGCGTCAACCGAATGACCGGAACGAGTCGTCGAACCGGTCAGTGCGATCGTCAGGCAACGAGCATCGTGCGAATGCTCGCACGGAACGGGCCAGATCGGGTGATTGGGGCTCGGAACGAGACCGATatggtggtggagcagaaCGGGATAACGCTGATTACGAAGGTGGCGATGGTTTGCGGCATCGAAACAGCGAGGAACACCGAGCGGCACGGCATAGCTACCACAACAAGGAGAACAAGCTGGCCAGTGGACGGAacggtgctagtggtgctaAGGAGAAGGATAGCTACAAGGTGATCAACTCGTTGCAGTTTAAGAACCAGGCGCGCATTAAAACGACCGCAGATGGCAGCGGAGGTGCTTCGGATGGAATGTCGGGACCACAGCAGACTGGTccagcaggtggtggtggtggtggtgatggtggaagtcCAGTTATGCACAGCCAGAGTGCAGGAGCCCTATCGGgaagcagtaacagcaacaaaatgcaaatgaccaGCAATGGTCCGAAGGCTAGCCACGGAGGTAAagcatcgaacgatcgatcgtacggcGAACAGCCATCGTCGCATCTGGGACGAGCGAATGTTGTAACGACGTCCGCCTCGCTAGGATCGGTGCCTTCATCGGCAGGTGGTGGTCAACCGCAGCACTACGGCCATGGACCATCGAACGCTCCCGCAATGCAGCAACGGGAACATCAGCCATCCCAGTCACAGAAGCACGCCTCGTCGTTAAAATCTCAGGGATACCTTGAGGAGGAACATTCAAAGTACGGGAACGTTTACCAGGGAACTGGCACGAAGGATGTGAACAGCCGacaacagcatcatcctcctcccgcGAGTGCTGGCAATGTTCCATTGGTGTCGGTCAATAACATGGCTTCGGCGGCGGGCACACATCAACGCTCGCAGATCTCACCGCGAGCGATCGTCTCCCAGAACACTCCACCGGGAGCGCCGCAGCAAGCGCCTTCGATTGCGATGCAGATGCattatcagcaacagcagcagcagcagcagcagcaaccacagggTGGCTCGTATGCTGTAACTCAACAAGGTGGACCCCTTCCACCGACTCAcaccatgcagcagcagcagcaacaacaaccgttgCTGACGCAAGAACCAACCCTCAATCGTTCGAAGCGATACTCAACGCAACGTCAGCGAGCTCAAATGGAGAACATGAACCTAGCCATGCAACAAGCATCCTTacatgatcatcagcagcagcaacagcagcagcagcagcagcagcagcagcagcaacaacagcagctgctacaACATCAACAGAtattgcagcatcagcagcaacaggagcagatgcagcaaaagcaacagaagcaatcctaccagcagcaaccacaacctCTTCCGCAATCGGCCCCTGGTGCTGGTATGCCCATGACACTACAGGCCGCTGACTATcatctgcaacaacagcagcagcaacagcagcaacagcaacagcaacagcagaatgCGGTGGTGTCTGTAAaggcgcaacaacaaccaccacctccttccgCCGTTCAAACACCACACTATCATCAACCGACGGCGGTTTACTACACGAATGCAGCGCCCACGAATGGACCCCCTGGCCCCGGGGATTATGTCACAGCTGggccaccacccccacaggCACAACAACCGTTAGCTCAACAGCCACCACCGCAAGCTCAGCCACAGTACGTGCCGGCACCGTACGGTACCGCTGCCGGAGGTCATGTACAACCCGgtcagggtggtggtggctataTGCAGGGTCCTCCGGTGGCACCGCCCACAGCCGCATACCTTTCCGGGCATCCGGCACAGCCTAGTCCCACCGTTGgtccaccgcaaccaccgcaacccggtgccggtaccgttccgggtggtggcgcaccaccacctccgacCATGAACTACGTCCCCGCGCTGGGACCGCCTCCGCAACCGACGGCAGCCCCCGTCGTTGCTCCTGGCCAGTAtcctgccaccgccgcctATCCGACCTTCCAGTCAGCGTACGGACAGGCTGGACCCGTTGCCGTACCACCGGTCGtcggtgttgccggtgctcCACCTCAACCCTCCGCTCCCGGAGCCGTCCCTGGtggaccgccaccaccgacagccCTCTACCAGCCGGCCGGTGGCATAACGTACTATGCAcctcaaacacaaacacaagccCCGCGACCGTTACCGACAGGACGGCGTCCAACGGCTGCCATCCCGATTCTTGCCCCTCCGGACCGTAAACCGGCCACTAGCGCCACCGCTACGGCCACTGCCGCTGGCAAGGCGGCTACCAGCACTACCGGAGCGACGGCTCGTACGGCAACAGCTGGCGGTGGAACGGAGGCTACCGAAAGCAACGAAGAAACCGGCGGCGGAGGTactgccagtggtggtggtacgataGAACCGCAAGGTCCCGATGCAAGTGTCGAGAACATTGACCACATCCTGGACAACATGTTCGTCCAGAGACCCGTCTATCAACCTCCGTCCCGGAAAAGTCCCTCTCCTGCGCTTCCGCCGACCGGAAGTGAAGCTAACGCTGCCGTCAATGCCGCCGGTTCTGAGCCACTGGGGGATGCCACTGTTCGGCCAAAGGGTGCCGATGTCACGGAATCGGGCGGAGACAGCATACTCGGTGACTCCGTGAAG AAACTGTCGCTGCAAGACGAGAAGATGGTGCCGCAGCAGGGGCCGCTGAACAACATGTCGGAGCCCGGTAAGGAATCCAACACTGCCGCCAGTGGTACCACGGAAATGATCGCTTCGCATGGGGAAGAATGA